One genomic segment of Drosophila melanogaster chromosome 3L includes these proteins:
- the CG14454 gene encoding uncharacterized protein, isoform B, with the protein MRFLFALLLSVLLCLLLAQEGSSSTSTSSTATTSTDSSATTTTASSATTTTTTASSASTTTTASSSSSSAEARRRRRARRRRLARERRRRQERRQRQEKRRRRMEQLLVRQRRLINQLQG; encoded by the coding sequence ATGCGCTTCCTATTCGCTCTACTTCTCAGCGTGCTCCTGTGTCTGCTCCTGGCTCAGGAGGGCAGTAGCAGCACATCTACATCCTCGACGGCGACCACATCCACCGACTCCTCTGCCACCACTACCACGGCTTCATCCGccaccaccactaccaccactGCCTCCTCCGCATCCACCACGACCACtgcctcctcttcctcctcctcggcgGAGGCCAGGAGGCGCAGACGTGCTCGCCGTCGTCGCCTGGCTCGTGAGCGCCGTCGTCGCCAGGAGCGGAGACAGCGCCAGGAAAAGAGGAGGCGCAGGATGGAGCAGCTGCTGGTGAGGCAGCGTCGCCTGATCAATCAGCTTCAGGGATAA
- the CG32453 gene encoding uncharacterized protein, isoform A gives MRFLFALLLSVLLCLLLAQEGSSSTSTSSTATTSTDSSATTTTASSATTTTTTASSASTTTTASSSSSSAEARRRRRARRRRLARERRRRQERRQRQEKRRRRMEQLLVRQRRLINQLQG, from the coding sequence ATGCGCTTCCTATTCGCTCTACTTCTCAGCGTGCTCCTGTGTCTGCTCCTGGCTCAGGAGGGCAGTAGCAGCACATCTACATCCTCGACGGCGACCACATCCACCGACTCCTCTGCCACCACTACCACGGCTTCATCCGccaccaccactaccaccactGCCTCCTCCGCATCCACCACGACCACtgcctcctcttcctcctcctcggcgGAGGCCAGGAGGCGCAGACGTGCTCGCCGTCGTCGCCTGGCTCGTGAGCGCCGTCGTCGCCAGGAGCGGAGACAGCGCCAGGAAAAGAGGAGGCGCAGGATGGAGCAGCTGCTGGTGAGGCAGCGTCGCCTGATCAATCAACTTCAGGGATAG
- the CG12546 gene encoding uncharacterized protein — MRFSIVIVLSVLGCLLLSQEGSSSTSTSSTTTTTTDSSATTTTASSATTTTTASSASTTTTASSSSSSSAEARRRRRARRRRLARERQRRERRRQRRTQRLRQQLENQRRQINQLSG, encoded by the coding sequence ATGCGCTTCTCGATCGTAATTGTTCTTTCCGTCCTAGGATGCCTCCTGCTTAGCCAGGAGGGCAGTAGCAGCACATCTACATCCTCGACGACGACCACAACCACCGACTCCTCTGCCACCACTACCACGGCTTCGTCCgccaccactaccaccactGCCTCTTCCGCATCCACCACGACCACtgcctcctcctcatcctcttCCTCTGCGGAGGCCAGGAGGCGCAGGCGCGCCCGTCGCCGTCGTCTGGCGCGTGAGAGGCAACGAAGGGAGCGCAGAAGGCAGCGCAGGACTCAGAGGCTGCGCCAGCAACTGGAGAATCAACGTCGACAGATCAACCAGCTGAGCGGATGA
- the CG45116 gene encoding uncharacterized protein: MSSVWIILLGLLICERSTFGALPSAESTHYRLRSTNLPELKTTPVARQTSRRIVPISISQKIALRTGKYRSGEAFNNSISTSDTADYNIWQALKTDGKANFYILFFTIYISYLVYVLF; encoded by the coding sequence ATGTCTTCGGTCTGGATCATTCTGCTCGGTCTCCTGATCTGTGAGAGAAGCACATTCGGAGCCCTGCCCTCCGCCGAATCCACACACTATCGTCTACGTAGCACCAACCTTCCGGAGCTTAAAACAACGCCCGTTGCTCGTCAGACATCACGACGGATTGTGCCCATTTCTATTTCACAAAAGATTGCCCTAAGAACAGGAAAATATCGGAGTGGTGAAGCATTTAACAACTCTATTTCGACTTCTGATACGGCAGACTACAACATATGGCAAGCACTAAAAACCGATGGAAAAGCCAACTTCTATATACTCTTTTTCACCATATATATTAGCTACCTAGTTTATGTGCTATTCTAA
- the CG14453 gene encoding uncharacterized protein — translation MRFIFVLLLALLGCLLFAQQGCEATGTSTESSSDSTSASDTSTTASSSSDTTEASTSSDTTTVASSATTTTTSSSSSSSSSSSAAARRRRAAARRRRLARQRRRRQQRQRRQQRQRRRRQQQRRRRQQRQRSG, via the coding sequence ATGCGATTCATATTTGTTCTGCTCTTGGCCCTTCTCGGCTGCCTCCTGTTTGCCCAGCAGGGCTGCGAAGCTACGGGAACGAGCACTGAAAGCTCCTCGGATAGTACCAGCGCCTCGGACACCTCCACTACCGCGTCCTCTTCCTCCGACACAACTGAAGCCTCAACGTCTTCCGACACCACCACAGTGGCCTCGTCTGCCACGACTACCACCACTtcttcgtcctcgtcctcgtcgtcgtcctccaGCGCGGCCGCCCGTCGTCGCAGGGCCGCCGCCCGTCGTCGTCGCTTGGCCCGCCAACGGCGCAGGCGCCAACAGCGCCAAAGGCGCCAACAGCGCCAAAGGCGCCGCCGCCAACAGCAGCGCAGAAGACGCCAGCAAAGGCAGCGCAGTGGATAG